Within the Anaerolineae bacterium genome, the region CCTCTTCTCCTCCGGATCCATCACTGTGGGGGAGCCGCGCCAACGACGAATGGCCGCATGCCGCTGGCGGGGGGCGACTCCACCTATAACTATAGCTGAGAGTAATAGGGTTGTCAAACGCCCTGCGAGTAAGGGGATATAAGGATGCAGAACCAGGACGTCGGGATATTGATACTGCGAGAGGGTGAGGGTTGCGGCCAGATCTGGTCATTGAGCCGGCCGGAGACGGTCATCGGTCGGGACGAATCGTGCGACATCGTGCTCAATGACCGCAAGGTCTCCCGCCGGCATGCCAGCATCCGCCGTCAGCCCGACGGCTATTACATCACCGACCTGCAGAGCAAGAACGGGACCTTTGTCAACGGCGAGGCGGTGCTCGGGACGCGGCGGCTCCACGATGGGGACGAGATTCAGATCGCCCTGTGCTACCGCCTGGCCTTTGTGGATGCCGGCGCCACCGTCCCGCTGAGCCTGGAGGAAACCTTCCGGCGCGGCCTGGTGCTGGACAAAGAAGCGCGCATGGTCTATCTGCACCAGAAGGCGCTGGAGCCCCCGTTGTCGCCGGCCCAATTCCGCCTGCTGGAACTGCTGTACGATAACTGTGACCGCGTCGTCAGCCGGGAGGAGATCGTCTCGGCGGTGTGGCCCGATGAGTCCGCCGAGGGCATCACCGAGCAGGCCATTGATGCGCTGGTGCGCCGGCTGAGGGAACGCCTGGCCGAGCTGGACCCCTCCTGGCAGTTTGTCGTCACCGTGCGCGGGCACGGGTTCCGCTTCAACCGCCCGTAGGATGGGGGGCCGGCCGGCCGCCGGCCGCGGCCTTAAATTCCTCGTTGTAAATGACGGAAAAGATGTCCTGGTCGGCAGGGACCAGGATCTCCTCCGGCCGAATCTCGCGCTCTGTGAAGGTGACCGGCGCATCCTCAATCAGCACAAAGGGG harbors:
- a CDS encoding FHA domain-containing protein; this translates as MQNQDVGILILREGEGCGQIWSLSRPETVIGRDESCDIVLNDRKVSRRHASIRRQPDGYYITDLQSKNGTFVNGEAVLGTRRLHDGDEIQIALCYRLAFVDAGATVPLSLEETFRRGLVLDKEARMVYLHQKALEPPLSPAQFRLLELLYDNCDRVVSREEIVSAVWPDESAEGITEQAIDALVRRLRERLAELDPSWQFVVTVRGHGFRFNRP